GGTATATTTAGTATATGTTAAAGGATCGTGGTGATAACAATAGAATTAGATAGAAATCAGCACTCAGTATATTTACTCAATTATCATTTAGTAATGGTTGTTAAATATCGGCGTAAAGTCATTAACGATGAAATATCTGAGTATCTGAAACATCGTTTTGTAGTAGTTGGTCAGTCTTATGGTATTAATCTTCAAGAGTGGAACCATGATATTGACCATGTTCATGTCTTGTTCCGCGCAACACCGCATACGGAGATGGCTAAGTTCCTGAACGCTTATAAATCATCAAGTTCTCGAATGGTTAAGAAACTATTTCCAGAAATTAAGCGTCAGTTGTGGAAATCCGCTTTTTGGACCCAAAGCTATTGTTTAATTAGTACTGGTGGTGCACCGTTAGAAGTAGTAAAAAAGTACATTGAAAGTCAAGGGAGAAAGTAATGGTTCTTAAAGCCGTGAAAATGCGTATATATCCTAATTCCGAGCAACGTGACCGTTTAATGCAAACCTTCGGTTGCGCTCGTTTTGTGTGGAATCAGATGCTTAATATGCAAATTGAGCGGCGAAAGAACAATCCAGACGCCAAGTTTGTCAATGCCTTTGGCATGAACAATCTTCTAAAACGATTAAAAGAAGAATATCCCTGGTTGAAGCAAGCAGAATCAACATCCTTGCAAAGTGCTAATCGCAATCTAGCCGACGCCTTTCAGCGTTTTTTTAAAGGGCAAAATAAATTTCCACACTTTAAGTCACGAAAGTATGCACAGAGCTATAACTCGAAATGTGTTAACCACAACATTAAAGTGATTGATAATCACCATATTAAGTTGCCTAAATTAGGGGTAGTTTACTTTCGATCAGGACGTTTACCACAAGGCAAAATCAAGAACGTTACTGTTCGCCTAACTGTTGCTAATCAATACTACATTACCGTTTTAACTGAATGCGAAAACCAAACATTAGCTAAGACTGGTAAGAGCGTTGGTGGTGATTTAGGATTAAAATCATTACTTAATCTATCCGACGGTTACAAAGAGCCAATTCACCATTTTGAAGATAAGTATCGTAAGAAGCTACACCATTGGGAAAAGTTGCGCAGTCGACGCTACTTATTAGCTAAACAAGCCATTGCTTGGGATTATCACGATAAGGTCTTAGCTCCACGGCAATTAGACGACTTCAAAAATTACCAAAAAGCTCGTGTCATGGTTGCTAAATATCGTCAAAAAATCGCCAACCAACGGTTGGATCAGTTACAAAAGTTCACAACCAAGTTAGTTAAACAATATGATATCATTGTGCTAGAGAAACTTAACATTAAGGGTATGTTGAAAAATCATAAACTAGCTCGAGCGATTACCAACGCTAGTTGGTCTAAGCTAGTTAGTATCTTGCAGTATAAATGTGATTGGTACGGTAAAAAACTCATTCAGGTTAATCCAGCTTATACTAGTCAAATCTGTATTAACTGTGGGAAAAACAACCATCGGTTAGGTTTAGATAAATCGGAATGGCTAGACGTTCGTGAATGGGATTGTCCCAACTGCGGGACCCGCCTAGATCGCGATATCAATGCAGCTCAAGTAATTCTGAAAAAGGGGTTAGCTACCCAATAATTAAGCTATTTAGGCCTGGGACGGGCCTTGGTCAATAGTCGTAACCTCTGCTCGAAAGTTCACTTAGAACCGGTAGAGTAAGTATGCGATGTTCCCAGAATCTCCCACTTCAAGCGTCAAGCCGTAGGCTTAGCTAAGTGGGAGTAGTTCAACGTATAATAATTGCTAACTTAGCATTGAAAATAGCATCAGGAGACTACGACATGAATAAGAAGAAAATGATTCGCCTGACGGCCTTAGTAGGGGTCGCCACGGCAACGGGGGTAGTTGCGGAGGCTAATCAAGCTCACGCAGCTACCACCACAACTACCGAGACTACTAACCAAACCACCAACGCTAGCGTTGAAAGTACCCAAGCGGCTGTCGATGCTGCCCAAAGTACGTTTGATACTGCCCAGACTAGTGTGGATAGCGCCCAAGCTAACGTCACGAGCGCCTCTAACAACGTAACGTCTGCGTCGGCAGCCCTCTCGTCCGCAATTGCCAATAAGGAAGCCGCTACCTCGGAAAACATTGCGTCGGCAACTAGTGCCGTTTCCTCGCAAGCCGTTGTAGTGGCATCGGCCTCTCAGGCGGTCAGTGAGCAGGCGGGGGTAGTTAGCGCGGCTGCTAGCGTTCAAGCTAGTGCCCAAGCAGAGGCGACTAGTGCTTCAGCTAGCCTTTCTTCTTCCTCGGCCAACGTCGCTAGTGCTACTAGTGCTCTGAGTGCTGCTGAAGCTGCTTTGACTAGTGACCAGTCAACCGCCGCTAATAACCTATCAGCCGCTGAGAGTGCGGCCTCATCCGCCAGTGCGGCGGTCTCTTCTGGTCAGGCAGCAGTTGACAATGCTCAAGCGGCCGTGGCTAGTGCTCAGGCCATTGTGGACGCAGTTGCTGAAGTGCAGTCA
The nucleotide sequence above comes from Limosilactobacillus fermentum. Encoded proteins:
- the tnpA gene encoding IS200/IS605 family transposase; translated protein: MELDRNQHSVYLLNYHLVMVVKYRRKVINDEISEYLKHRFVVVGQSYGINLQEWNHDIDHVHVLFRATPHTEMAKFLNAYKSSSSRMVKKLFPEIKRQLWKSAFWTQSYCLISTGGAPLEVVKKYIESQGRK
- a CDS encoding RNA-guided endonuclease TnpB family protein; amino-acid sequence: MVLKAVKMRIYPNSEQRDRLMQTFGCARFVWNQMLNMQIERRKNNPDAKFVNAFGMNNLLKRLKEEYPWLKQAESTSLQSANRNLADAFQRFFKGQNKFPHFKSRKYAQSYNSKCVNHNIKVIDNHHIKLPKLGVVYFRSGRLPQGKIKNVTVRLTVANQYYITVLTECENQTLAKTGKSVGGDLGLKSLLNLSDGYKEPIHHFEDKYRKKLHHWEKLRSRRYLLAKQAIAWDYHDKVLAPRQLDDFKNYQKARVMVAKYRQKIANQRLDQLQKFTTKLVKQYDIIVLEKLNIKGMLKNHKLARAITNASWSKLVSILQYKCDWYGKKLIQVNPAYTSQICINCGKNNHRLGLDKSEWLDVREWDCPNCGTRLDRDINAAQVILKKGLATQ